A single Hippocampus zosterae strain Florida chromosome 1, ASM2543408v3, whole genome shotgun sequence DNA region contains:
- the LOC127603965 gene encoding small integral membrane protein 32-like, whose amino-acid sequence MLRQVLLNSTSTPHLDLMLMGQSSTSATTSVNGGLVSVAALLRPTSGRGGGGGGLRDGELHKPDLLTYIVMCLLLFLLVLIIVFFINCQLRNSFFASMPYDRSLREARTSYK is encoded by the coding sequence ATGCTGAGACAGgtcctcctcaactccaccagtaCCCCGCACCTCGACCTCATGCTCATGGGGCAGTCTTCAACGAGCGCCACCACCTCTGTCAATGGTGGCTTGGTCAGCGTGGCCGCCCTACTGAGACCCACCTCGGGCCGcgggggaggtggaggagggcTCCGAGATGGCGAGCTCCACAAACCGGACCTGCTCACCTACATCGTTATGTGCCTCCTGCTGTTTCTGCTGGTGCTGATCATTGTCTTCTTCATCAACTGTCAGCTGCGGAACTCTTTCTTCGCCTCCATGCCGTATGACAGGTCCCTGAGAGAGGCCCGGACGTCATACAAGTAG